The Clostridium botulinum genome includes a region encoding these proteins:
- a CDS encoding GLUG motif-containing protein — MANGNFAGGDGSKENPFLIEDAFDLDKVRDNLNASYKLTNDIDLNVKPFNEGEGWKPIGAYITNGFKGNFDGNEHCIKNLRKYGSYNGGIFSAITDSNIKNLGIIDVNITEGFQSSPLAGECKNSNVTNCFASGVIDVEDIKCGGLLGELITGNILNCFSSCNVKGKECVGGLIGYIYQQNFTIKNCYSTGKVASTQNESYGGLIGCNNYHKYDAIINSYWDIATSGQTSSAGGEGKTTEQMKKPSTFKDWEDEKLEDGTPVWILEEGEYPKLYRRELKYLLKENKTENLFSFEDDVIVDLGKQQVIEQLYKEKGFDDVLDLNKTYKKKKMFFIEKENTNEGSISKINITDNILKILRIKI; from the coding sequence ATGGCAAACGGTAATTTTGCAGGTGGAGATGGCTCTAAGGAGAATCCTTTTTTAATCGAGGATGCTTTTGATTTAGATAAAGTAAGAGATAACTTAAATGCTAGTTACAAATTAACTAATGATATAGATTTAAATGTAAAACCTTTTAATGAAGGTGAAGGATGGAAGCCTATTGGGGCATATATTACTAATGGTTTTAAAGGTAATTTTGATGGTAATGAACATTGTATAAAAAATTTGCGAAAATATGGTAGCTATAATGGTGGAATATTTTCTGCTATAACAGATTCAAACATAAAAAATTTAGGAATTATTGATGTTAATATAACAGAAGGATTCCAAAGTTCACCATTGGCTGGGGAATGTAAAAATTCAAATGTAACAAATTGTTTCGCAAGTGGGGTTATAGATGTTGAAGATATAAAATGCGGAGGACTTTTGGGAGAACTTATAACTGGAAATATATTAAACTGCTTTTCCAGTTGTAATGTTAAGGGAAAAGAATGTGTAGGTGGATTAATAGGGTATATATATCAACAAAATTTTACTATTAAGAATTGCTATTCTACAGGTAAAGTTGCAAGTACACAAAATGAAAGTTATGGCGGTCTAATTGGTTGTAACAACTATCATAAATACGACGCAATAATAAATTCATACTGGGACATAGCTACAAGTGGTCAAACCTCATCCGCAGGTGGCGAAGGAAAAACAACTGAACAAATGAAAAAACCATCAACATTTAAAGATTGGGAAGATGAGAAATTAGAAGATGGCACACCTGTATGGATATTAGAAGAAGGCGAATATCCTAAGTTATATCGCAGAGAACTTAAATATTTACTAAAAGAGAATAAAACTGAAAATTTATTTAGTTTTGAGGATGATGTGATAGTTGATTTAGGGAAACAACAGGTTATAGAACAATTATATAAAGAAAAGGGATTTGATGATGTTTTAGATTTAAACAAAACTTATAAAAAAAAGAAGATGTTTTTTATTGAAAAAGAAAATACAAATGAAGGTTCAATTTCAAAAATAAATATAACTGATAATATTTTAAAAATACTTAGAATCAAAATCTAA
- a CDS encoding phage tail spike protein, which yields MSKIYFDGKLITKEESDKLLNLGYIDLDKHNARESLEIILCKPNGEELAILDEAYNVIINQYINAVDELEFDLPFYINSQYEQIKNYNWDETHDHLFLKVNNKIMFVINSVSDIANEFNTKHIHAYSREFLLTKRYLPKLQGTRQLYKDGHETTVCSIKYSLDGNTWNNYSNTFEIQKGKNVFIKLYDNFGNLLNEYVWNSGDEYKQFEGLHITHEVSDVFNKKINVEMKIVSETGEGLLNLLEQETSWTIGYIDPEVREDRSKGQNHRKYKTFDIKNGVWLEIIYKKITDLFQCIVDVDTINQKFNIYSINNFCRNKGLYISKENYLKQIKKETINDEVITRLRVYGNKNLSIASVNPLGTEYIEDYSYYRNPKYMSYDLLDALDKYDQVLKNEYPKFYNYLQELKTFEEKVIEIGNQIVDLNMKKTQKEDIKDVEIQHKTHHVKYSESTGDGVHTEDGIDIDFSDIHAFDLTEYNKKIEEVDKQIKNKEKELKSVEDDIDNKKKDIETLRKKLAKENNFTKTQLNVLDNFVKEGVWENKNYDNANDLYQAGLKASKKLSKPSIKFEIEMVDFLNIVECQKDWDKVNIGDIVNIYYDDFDLYVQAKIVKIAHGIDKGDLQLTISNKKELDDDIKYISDIAKMANDANNTIDMFKHKWDLSGKNTDLISKIMNDALDSSKNRVLSARNQNIKIDERGIQMKDMFDDNEQLRLVNNTLAFTQDGWNSCSLAINPQGVFAPALYGKVIGSNKLIITNMNDKGESSFLVDGNHMKAINMDLSLLRKNLLNRIYMNPEVGFKIQKRDDKVSDWRDLLWLDMDGEIYAKSFHVINTNTELNDKGLAVDNGKIKIVNENGQDAIYCDENGDMRLDGRLRVTRHLEQWKAKNKWDLEPEENRVILLDAYKDKDKGGKLLVNDWNGNTNVFLGSPPSNKYSGGFMKIFSGINADKVSKGFITENDNSRERLELGILKNEDTGIINIKNKDTKNIVSLLGNDKSGEVIINNNKENPLISLKGNTEGGIIRVNGQEKGSINAFLGALEKNDDYKGGFLKLYNKELTKPRAFLGIKKEDDAGSLELYSGDNKKNVLISARDNENEWKSSGVVKLYNQKGDSAITLTADTNKNPMKREGISQMVFGEDVENPRLALYSGNGEYGSYIQMGDKRGRPQMFIGNVSKAEIAGGCQVWYANMNEFSETHNKKRVQIYVNNDSNAQIDFWDTTQTDALKALACIRTGEGQLEIHHMSGRQITFTKDGKILFD from the coding sequence TTGAGTAAAATTTATTTTGATGGAAAACTAATAACAAAAGAAGAAAGTGATAAGTTACTTAATTTAGGATATATAGATTTAGATAAACATAATGCAAGAGAAAGTCTTGAGATAATATTATGTAAGCCTAATGGTGAAGAATTGGCTATATTAGATGAAGCATACAATGTAATAATTAATCAATATATAAATGCAGTTGATGAGTTAGAATTTGATTTACCATTTTACATAAACTCACAATATGAACAAATTAAAAATTATAATTGGGACGAAACTCATGATCATCTATTTTTAAAAGTAAACAATAAAATAATGTTTGTTATCAATAGCGTAAGTGATATAGCTAATGAATTTAATACAAAACATATTCATGCCTATAGTAGAGAATTTCTACTAACTAAAAGATATTTACCTAAGTTACAAGGTACTAGACAATTATATAAAGATGGACATGAAACAACTGTGTGCAGTATCAAATATAGTTTAGACGGTAACACATGGAATAACTATAGTAATACATTTGAAATTCAAAAAGGTAAAAATGTATTTATTAAGTTATATGACAATTTTGGTAATTTGTTAAATGAATATGTATGGAATTCAGGTGACGAATATAAGCAATTTGAGGGACTACATATTACACATGAAGTATCAGATGTATTCAATAAAAAGATTAATGTGGAAATGAAAATCGTATCTGAAACAGGCGAAGGATTATTGAATCTACTTGAACAAGAAACGTCATGGACAATAGGTTATATTGATCCTGAAGTTCGTGAAGATAGAAGTAAAGGTCAGAATCATAGAAAATATAAAACGTTTGATATAAAAAATGGTGTTTGGTTAGAAATAATATACAAAAAAATTACTGATTTATTTCAGTGCATAGTTGATGTAGATACCATAAATCAAAAGTTTAATATATATAGTATAAATAATTTTTGTAGGAATAAAGGACTATATATTTCTAAAGAAAACTACTTGAAACAAATCAAAAAAGAGACCATTAACGATGAAGTAATTACAAGATTAAGAGTGTATGGCAACAAGAACTTATCTATTGCAAGTGTAAATCCACTAGGTACTGAGTATATTGAAGATTATAGTTACTATAGGAATCCTAAATACATGAGTTATGATTTACTAGATGCTTTAGATAAGTACGATCAAGTATTAAAAAATGAATATCCTAAGTTTTATAATTATCTTCAAGAGTTGAAAACATTTGAAGAAAAAGTAATAGAAATTGGCAATCAAATTGTAGATTTAAATATGAAAAAAACTCAGAAGGAAGATATAAAGGATGTTGAGATACAACACAAAACTCATCATGTAAAGTATTCTGAAAGTACAGGTGATGGAGTACATACTGAAGATGGAATAGATATAGATTTTTCTGATATACATGCATTTGATTTAACTGAATATAACAAGAAAATTGAAGAAGTTGATAAACAAATAAAGAATAAAGAAAAAGAATTAAAATCCGTAGAGGATGATATTGATAATAAGAAAAAAGATATAGAAACATTAAGAAAGAAACTAGCTAAAGAAAATAATTTTACAAAGACACAATTAAATGTACTTGATAACTTTGTTAAAGAAGGAGTATGGGAAAATAAAAACTATGACAATGCCAATGATTTATATCAAGCAGGATTGAAAGCATCAAAGAAATTAAGTAAGCCTTCAATAAAATTTGAAATAGAAATGGTTGATTTCCTTAACATAGTAGAATGTCAAAAAGATTGGGATAAAGTTAATATAGGTGATATTGTTAATATCTATTATGATGACTTTGATTTATATGTCCAAGCTAAAATAGTGAAGATAGCACATGGAATAGATAAAGGTGACTTACAATTAACCATATCAAATAAAAAAGAACTAGATGATGATATTAAGTATATAAGTGATATTGCTAAAATGGCTAATGATGCAAATAATACTATTGATATGTTTAAGCATAAGTGGGACTTAAGTGGAAAGAATACTGACTTAATATCTAAAATTATGAATGACGCCTTAGATAGCTCAAAGAATAGAGTATTAAGTGCTAGGAATCAAAATATAAAAATTGATGAACGTGGAATACAAATGAAAGATATGTTTGATGATAATGAGCAATTAAGACTCGTTAATAACACCTTGGCTTTCACTCAAGACGGTTGGAATAGTTGTTCATTGGCAATAAATCCACAGGGGGTTTTTGCTCCCGCTTTATACGGCAAGGTTATAGGTTCAAACAAATTAATCATAACTAATATGAATGATAAAGGAGAAAGTTCATTCTTAGTTGATGGTAACCATATGAAAGCTATTAATATGGATTTATCTTTACTAAGAAAAAATTTATTAAATAGAATTTATATGAATCCTGAAGTTGGATTTAAGATACAGAAGAGAGATGACAAAGTATCTGATTGGCGAGATTTATTGTGGCTAGATATGGATGGAGAAATATACGCTAAGTCATTCCATGTAATTAATACTAACACCGAGTTAAATGATAAAGGATTGGCTGTAGATAATGGTAAAATAAAAATAGTTAATGAAAATGGACAAGATGCTATATACTGTGATGAAAATGGTGATATGCGACTCGATGGTAGATTAAGGGTAACAAGACATTTGGAACAATGGAAAGCAAAAAATAAATGGGATTTAGAACCTGAGGAAAACAGAGTTATTCTATTGGATGCATATAAGGATAAAGACAAAGGTGGAAAGCTATTAGTTAATGATTGGAATGGAAACACTAATGTATTTCTTGGGTCACCTCCTAGCAATAAATATAGTGGTGGATTTATGAAAATTTTCAGTGGTATTAATGCTGATAAAGTATCAAAAGGATTTATTACTGAAAATGATAATAGTAGAGAAAGGTTAGAACTAGGAATTCTTAAAAATGAAGATACTGGTATAATAAATATAAAAAACAAGGATACAAAAAATATAGTTTCTTTATTAGGTAACGATAAAAGCGGTGAAGTTATTATAAATAATAATAAAGAGAATCCTTTAATATCACTAAAAGGAAATACTGAAGGTGGAATAATAAGAGTAAATGGACAAGAAAAAGGTAGTATTAATGCGTTTCTAGGAGCATTAGAAAAAAATGATGATTATAAAGGTGGGTTTTTAAAACTTTATAATAAAGAGTTAACCAAACCACGTGCATTTTTAGGAATAAAAAAAGAAGATGATGCAGGGTCTTTAGAGTTATATTCTGGAGATAACAAAAAAAATGTACTAATTTCTGCTAGAGATAATGAGAATGAATGGAAAAGTTCAGGAGTTGTTAAACTATATAATCAAAAAGGAGACTCTGCTATAACACTAACAGCCGATACAAATAAAAATCCTATGAAAAGAGAAGGTATTTCTCAAATGGTTTTTGGTGAAGATGTAGAGAACCCAAGATTAGCATTATACAGTGGTAACGGAGAATATGGAAGCTATATACAAATGGGAGATAAACGAGGTAGACCACAAATGTTTATAGGAAATGTAAGTAAAGCTGAAATTGCAGGCGGTTGTCAAGTATGGTACGCCAATATGAATGAATTTAGTGAGACTCATAATAAAAAAAGAGTGCAGATTTATGTAAATAATGATTCAAATGCACAAATAGATTTTTGGGACACTACACAAACAGATGCATTAAAAGCCCTTGCATGTATTAGAACAGGCGAAGGGCAATTAGAAATCCATCATATGTCGGGTAGACAAATTACGTTTACTAAGGATGGTAAAATTTTATTTGACTAG
- a CDS encoding LamG domain-containing protein: protein MANKSLYFNGKDSEAIIKHKDFYNVFPFSIQCWIKTTQNNNNHSSIVNKYISGSRNGWSLNIKNGKISFWIYNNNNGCEFIGNTLISDNEWHNVIITVSNTVKVYIDGVLDIEVSSNINSYNTNSIDIVLGLYQGSHERYNGFLDDFSFWNIELDNSIIAKYSKGIRIDKNNNFLTGYWNMDKLVDNQIIDCIKKNNGTIKNLELISYGCPIEYYKFLLQQNNQLYTIKSEFYEPSKSQYKPITGVEVNNITDENLKKYGFDDIEDILKTIDKGNLNILFTNDLESGKQFSVNLKNGIKKIDGVRLLK from the coding sequence ATGGCAAATAAAAGTTTGTATTTTAACGGAAAAGATTCTGAGGCTATAATTAAACATAAAGATTTTTACAATGTATTTCCTTTTTCAATTCAATGTTGGATTAAAACAACTCAAAATAATAACAATCATAGTTCTATAGTTAATAAATATATTAGTGGTAGTCGTAATGGATGGTCATTAAATATTAAAAATGGTAAAATCTCATTTTGGATTTATAATAATAATAATGGTTGTGAGTTTATAGGTAATACATTAATTAGTGATAATGAATGGCATAATGTAATAATAACAGTTTCAAATACAGTTAAAGTTTATATAGATGGTGTTTTAGATATAGAAGTAAGCAGTAATATAAATTCATATAATACTAATTCTATTGACATAGTTTTAGGATTATATCAAGGAAGCCATGAAAGGTATAATGGTTTTTTAGATGATTTTTCTTTTTGGAATATTGAATTAGATAATTCTATAATTGCCAAATATTCGAAAGGCATAAGGATTGATAAAAACAATAATTTTTTAACTGGGTATTGGAATATGGATAAATTGGTTGATAATCAAATCATAGATTGTATAAAGAAAAATAATGGTACAATTAAAAATCTAGAATTAATTTCATATGGGTGCCCTATTGAGTATTACAAATTTCTACTTCAACAGAACAACCAATTATACACCATAAAATCAGAGTTTTATGAACCTTCAAAGTCACAATATAAACCAATTACAGGGGTTGAGGTTAACAATATTACAGATGAAAATTTAAAGAAATATGGCTTTGATGATATAGAAGATATATTAAAAACTATAGATAAAGGTAATTTAAATATACTCTTTACTAATGATTTAGAAAGCGGAAAACAATTTAGTGTTAATTTAAAGAATGGAATTAAGAAAATAGATGGTGTTAGATTATTAAAATAA
- a CDS encoding DNRLRE domain-containing protein — protein MKKTSFKNRMRGKIDVHWIKENNLSSKLCIPINNYTTSSLNIPYRNRMRGLYDITAPKREIKTLYPVEDTFVSEANPYMIFGSGNSILVGNNNSKQNIGLVKFDLSDFNLLTSIILLDCKLRLTISNVRDINNFKLEMKEVFNGSWSELTTTWLNQPYISNEVKSIIDFTKQSNETKDIVIEIDVKKQVEKWLKNPKQNQGVALNVNKLNEMVAFYSKEFSVKEKSPQLLIKYINLNSPFMHEIESIMNYLNVWQVDTNNMLSELEVVTKHSTNNIDASIIVLHNSGDCFAELEIVKDRLLCETYITSGYCTSNLEVFTQNSKMLNSRIQVKGENLTNTLEVYGSKDVQGSVGVSILNAIKSMLQINPNRLVNLIDIHSWQSIASQLEVNNKWKLLNKLGIAYGNHIDNILEVIQLDHISNEIKVLANKILMNEVFYGRFADLTGNVGVAPSSILSNFINVYYTNSLENELSTLSVNKITNELNSSIGKYIKAELGYTYSKELLNTLNISDGRIINTLTIQDVEYVLNSIQVQQRAIHGKLSYSTKNNINNTVVIPSISILNNELKCLNEKITNIIDVYVKETKYQRAYIHTLGCVPIKSLVKYTYESNIENDLNIYVDGISVNQCFLEVVNKRYEIYKNKGYGYIM, from the coding sequence ATGAAGAAGACTTCTTTTAAGAATAGAATGAGAGGTAAAATAGATGTTCATTGGATTAAAGAGAATAATCTATCTAGTAAGCTATGTATTCCTATCAATAATTATACAACTTCATCTTTAAATATTCCTTATAGGAATAGAATGAGAGGACTATATGATATTACTGCACCAAAACGAGAAATTAAAACACTATATCCTGTTGAGGATACTTTTGTTTCTGAAGCTAATCCATATATGATATTTGGATCAGGAAATAGTATTCTAGTTGGAAATAACAATAGCAAACAAAATATAGGATTGGTAAAGTTTGATTTGTCAGATTTCAATCTATTAACAAGTATCATATTATTGGATTGTAAATTAAGATTAACTATATCAAATGTAAGAGATATAAACAACTTTAAACTAGAAATGAAAGAAGTGTTTAATGGTAGTTGGAGTGAGTTAACTACAACTTGGTTAAATCAACCTTATATAAGTAATGAGGTAAAATCAATAATTGATTTTACCAAGCAATCTAATGAAACAAAAGATATAGTTATTGAAATAGATGTAAAAAAACAAGTAGAAAAATGGTTAAAGAATCCTAAGCAAAATCAGGGTGTTGCTTTAAATGTTAATAAGTTAAATGAAATGGTAGCTTTTTATTCAAAAGAATTTAGTGTAAAAGAAAAATCACCTCAACTTTTGATTAAATATATTAATCTAAATTCACCTTTTATGCATGAGATAGAAAGTATAATGAATTATTTAAATGTATGGCAAGTTGATACAAATAATATGCTTAGTGAATTAGAAGTTGTTACAAAACATTCTACAAATAATATAGATGCAAGTATTATTGTGTTACACAATTCAGGTGATTGTTTCGCAGAATTAGAGATAGTTAAAGATAGATTGTTGTGTGAGACATATATAACAAGTGGATATTGTACCTCAAATTTAGAGGTATTCACGCAAAATAGCAAAATGTTAAATTCAAGAATACAAGTAAAAGGAGAAAATTTAACTAATACTTTAGAAGTGTATGGAAGTAAGGATGTGCAAGGTAGTGTTGGAGTATCTATATTAAATGCTATAAAATCTATGTTACAAATTAATCCAAATAGACTAGTAAACTTAATAGATATACATTCATGGCAATCTATTGCTTCACAATTAGAAGTTAATAATAAATGGAAACTATTAAATAAACTAGGGATTGCGTATGGAAATCATATTGATAATATTTTAGAAGTAATTCAATTGGATCACATAAGTAATGAAATCAAAGTATTAGCAAATAAAATATTAATGAACGAGGTTTTTTATGGTAGATTTGCAGATTTAACAGGGAATGTAGGAGTAGCCCCTTCTAGTATATTATCTAATTTTATTAATGTTTATTATACAAATAGTTTAGAAAATGAACTAAGTACATTATCCGTTAATAAAATTACGAATGAATTAAATAGTAGTATAGGCAAATATATAAAGGCTGAATTAGGATATACTTACTCAAAAGAATTATTAAATACATTAAATATATCAGATGGAAGAATTATTAACACGCTAACAATTCAAGATGTAGAATATGTATTAAATTCTATACAAGTTCAACAACGAGCAATACATGGTAAGCTAAGTTATTCAACTAAAAATAATATTAATAATACAGTAGTTATACCTAGTATAAGTATATTAAATAATGAATTAAAATGTCTAAATGAAAAAATAACAAATATTATAGATGTATATGTAAAAGAAACAAAATATCAACGAGCATATATCCATACATTAGGATGCGTACCCATTAAATCGTTAGTTAAATATACATATGAAAGTAATATAGAAAATGATCTTAATATATACGTAGACGGGATAAGTGTTAACCAATGTTTTTTAGAGGTTGTAAATAAACGGTACGAAATTTATAAAAATAAAGGGTATGGCTATATAATGTAA
- a CDS encoding PAAR domain-containing protein, with protein MSKAIARVGDKVEGVCYGEYRRNKKTRSESGTFTGEIVSGSSIIFEKGKPIARVGDIVKIHKHYPHSEHYDSLETTAIIKQGSFIMFEKGKGIAYVGCSVSGDDLEGKIVSGSDNLFVSK; from the coding sequence ATGAGTAAAGCAATAGCAAGGGTTGGAGATAAGGTAGAGGGGGTTTGTTATGGTGAATATAGACGAAATAAAAAGACAAGGAGTGAGTCAGGAACTTTTACAGGTGAAATAGTGAGCGGTAGTTCTATTATATTTGAAAAGGGAAAACCTATAGCTAGAGTAGGGGATATCGTAAAGATACATAAGCACTATCCTCATTCAGAACATTATGATTCTTTAGAAACAACAGCGATAATCAAACAAGGAAGCTTTATTATGTTTGAAAAAGGTAAAGGAATTGCATATGTTGGATGTTCAGTATCAGGCGATGACCTTGAAGGTAAAATTGTAAGTGGAAGTGATAATTTGTTCGTAAGTAAATAA
- a CDS encoding Ig-like domain-containing protein gives MNKKSKVTVILVLVLSLLFSQVAFAKSRGSGGRGRRSGNVSVRGYYRKDGTYVRPHTRSYPSTHGHKGTSYSDYTYDSSLFISEDEKNELKSREKSLEKERKKLYAKIDELKDEMKKLQQENEQFKDTENRSGAKEYVNNVVILDESFNIEKSNLDYIDKKLSNCDRKSKIIWDMDLDFIKDDINKVNEKLISKEKEVQGVREYITKKKKKYNEAQEKALNVTKTKDYIDKSKKEYRNFKDLNTIHIKQEIKVTFSKSINPDTINNENIKLISEETSEQIPLDFSMLKSNKIEIVPRQSLNHNEVYYLIINDGVKAKDGSNIIRGVICKTIQK, from the coding sequence ATGAATAAGAAGAGTAAGGTCACGGTCATTCTAGTATTAGTATTAAGTTTATTATTTTCCCAAGTTGCATTTGCGAAATCACGTGGATCTGGTGGAAGAGGAAGACGTAGTGGAAACGTTAGTGTAAGAGGATATTACAGGAAAGATGGGACTTATGTTAGACCTCATACAAGAAGTTACCCAAGTACACATGGTCATAAAGGAACTAGTTATAGTGATTATACTTATGATAGTTCATTGTTTATATCAGAAGATGAAAAGAATGAGCTTAAAAGTAGAGAGAAGTCCCTGGAGAAAGAAAGAAAAAAATTATATGCTAAAATTGATGAATTAAAAGATGAAATGAAAAAACTGCAACAAGAGAATGAACAATTTAAAGACACGGAAAATAGAAGTGGAGCCAAGGAATATGTCAATAATGTAGTTATTTTAGATGAAAGTTTTAATATAGAAAAATCAAATCTAGATTATATTGATAAGAAATTAAGCAATTGTGATAGGAAGTCTAAAATTATATGGGATATGGATTTAGATTTTATAAAAGACGATATAAATAAAGTAAACGAAAAATTGATATCAAAGGAAAAAGAAGTTCAAGGTGTCAGAGAATATATTACTAAGAAAAAGAAAAAGTACAATGAAGCACAAGAAAAAGCTTTAAATGTTACAAAAACTAAAGATTATATAGATAAAAGTAAAAAAGAGTATAGGAATTTTAAAGATTTAAATACTATACATATTAAACAAGAGATTAAAGTGACATTTTCAAAAAGTATTAATCCAGATACTATTAACAATGAAAACATAAAATTAATTTCAGAAGAAACTAGTGAACAGATTCCACTAGATTTTAGTATGTTAAAGTCTAATAAAATAGAAATTGTTCCTAGACAATCTTTAAATCATAATGAAGTATATTATTTAATTATAAATGATGGTGTAAAAGCAAAGGATGGAAGTAATATTATACGTGGTGTTATTTGTAAAACAATTCAAAAATAA